One stretch of Streptomyces sp. NBC_01363 DNA includes these proteins:
- a CDS encoding MarC family protein, with amino-acid sequence MFDVAVFGSLFLTLFVIMDPPGITPIFLALTAGRPAKMQRRMALQAVAVAFGVIAVFGLLGQQILDYLHVSVPALMIAGGLLLLLIALDLLTGKTDEPTQTKDVNVALVPLGMPLLAGPGAIVSVILAVQHADSVGSQISVWSAIVAMHIVLWLTMRYSLLIIRVIKDGGVVLVTRLAGMMLSAIAVQQIINGVTQVIQNS; translated from the coding sequence GTGTTCGACGTCGCTGTCTTCGGATCCCTTTTTCTCACGCTTTTTGTGATTATGGATCCCCCCGGGATCACCCCGATCTTCCTCGCACTCACCGCGGGCCGCCCCGCCAAGATGCAGCGCAGGATGGCGCTCCAGGCGGTCGCCGTCGCCTTCGGCGTGATCGCCGTCTTCGGTCTGCTCGGGCAGCAGATCCTCGACTACCTGCATGTCTCCGTACCCGCCCTGATGATCGCGGGCGGGCTGCTCCTGCTGCTGATCGCGCTCGATCTGCTGACCGGCAAGACCGACGAGCCGACGCAGACCAAGGACGTCAACGTGGCGCTCGTACCGCTGGGCATGCCGCTGCTCGCCGGGCCCGGTGCGATCGTCTCGGTGATTCTGGCGGTGCAGCACGCCGACAGCGTGGGCAGCCAGATCTCGGTCTGGTCGGCGATCGTCGCCATGCACATCGTGCTCTGGCTGACCATGCGCTACTCGCTGCTGATCATCCGGGTCATCAAGGACGGCGGCGTCGTGCTGGTGACCAGGCTCGCCGGAATGATGCTGTCCGCCATCGCCGTGCAGCAGATCATCAACGGCGTCACCCAGGTCATCCAGAACTCCTGA
- a CDS encoding CBS domain-containing protein produces the protein MAAGAPRVFVSHIAGVPVFDPNGDQVGRVRDLVAMLRVGGRPPRLLGLVVEVLSRRRIFLPMTRVTGIESGQVITTGVVNMRRFEQRPTERLVLGEFLDRRVRLVETGEEVTVLDVSVQQLPARRDWEIDKYFVRKGKGGALRRKGETLTVEWSAVSGFSLEEVGQGAETLVATFERLRPTDVANALHHLSPKRRAEVAAALDDDRLADVLEELPEDDQVEIIGKLQEERAADVLEAMDPDDAADLLSELPEEDKERLLMLMRPDDAADVRRLMSYEERTAGGLMTTEPIILRPDATVADALARVRQADLSPALAAQVYVCRSPDETPTGKYLGTVHFQRLLRDPPYALVSSIVDSDLVPLVPDTPLPAVTSYLAAYNLVSVPVVDESGSLLGAVTVDDVLDHLLPEDWRETDFHGEEGVARGR, from the coding sequence ATGGCGGCAGGCGCCCCCCGGGTGTTCGTCTCCCACATCGCCGGCGTACCGGTCTTCGACCCCAACGGCGACCAGGTGGGCCGCGTGCGCGATCTGGTCGCGATGCTCCGGGTCGGCGGCAGGCCGCCCCGGCTGCTCGGGCTCGTCGTCGAGGTGCTCAGCCGCCGCCGGATCTTCCTCCCGATGACCCGGGTCACCGGGATCGAGTCCGGCCAGGTCATCACCACCGGTGTGGTCAACATGCGGCGCTTCGAACAGCGGCCCACCGAACGCCTGGTACTCGGCGAATTCCTCGACCGGCGGGTCCGCCTCGTGGAGACCGGCGAGGAGGTCACCGTCCTCGACGTCTCCGTCCAGCAGCTCCCGGCCCGCCGCGACTGGGAGATCGACAAGTACTTCGTACGCAAGGGCAAGGGCGGGGCACTGCGCCGCAAGGGCGAGACCCTGACGGTCGAGTGGTCGGCGGTCAGCGGGTTCTCGCTGGAGGAGGTCGGGCAGGGCGCCGAGACCCTGGTCGCCACGTTCGAGCGGCTGCGCCCGACGGACGTGGCCAACGCGCTGCACCATCTGTCGCCGAAACGGCGGGCCGAGGTCGCCGCCGCGCTCGACGACGACCGGCTCGCCGATGTCCTGGAGGAGCTGCCCGAGGACGACCAGGTGGAGATCATCGGCAAGCTCCAGGAGGAACGCGCCGCCGACGTCCTGGAGGCGATGGACCCGGACGACGCGGCCGACCTGCTGTCCGAGCTGCCCGAGGAGGACAAGGAGCGGCTGCTGATGCTGATGCGGCCGGACGACGCGGCCGATGTGCGGCGCCTCATGTCGTACGAGGAACGGACCGCGGGCGGGCTGATGACCACCGAGCCGATCATCCTCCGGCCGGACGCGACGGTCGCCGACGCGCTCGCCCGGGTCCGGCAGGCGGACCTGTCCCCGGCGCTCGCCGCCCAGGTGTACGTGTGCCGGTCGCCCGACGAGACCCCGACCGGCAAGTACCTGGGCACCGTGCACTTCCAGCGGCTGCTGCGGGATCCGCCGTACGCCCTGGTCAGCTCGATCGTCGACAGCGATCTCGTCCCCCTCGTCCCGGACACCCCGCTGCCGGCCGTGACGAGCTATCTGGCCGCGTACAACCTGGTCTCGGTGCCCGTGGTGGACGAGAGCGGGTCGCTGCTCGGCGCGGTGACGGTCGACGACGTGCTCGACCATCTGCTGCCCGAGGACTGGCGGGAGACGGACTTCCACGGCGAGGAGGGGGTCGCCCGTGGCCGCTGA
- a CDS encoding ferritin-like fold-containing protein, with protein sequence METPDNATETPEPTGIAAQDWATASVEPQYRAAVVDLLGALAYGELAAFERLAEDAKLAPTLADKAELAKMASAEFHHFERLTDRLTAIEVEPTGAMEPFAKALDDFHRQTAPSDWLEGLVKAYVGDSIASDFYREVAVRLDSDTRSLVLAVLDDTGHGNFAVEKVRAAIEADPRVGGRLALWARRLMGEALSQAQRVVADRDALSTMLVGGVADGFDLAEVGRMFSRITEAHTKRMAALGLAA encoded by the coding sequence ATGGAGACGCCTGACAACGCCACTGAAACCCCTGAACCCACCGGAATCGCCGCCCAGGACTGGGCCACCGCGTCGGTGGAACCGCAGTACCGGGCAGCGGTCGTGGACCTGCTGGGAGCACTCGCCTACGGGGAGCTGGCAGCCTTCGAGCGGCTCGCCGAGGACGCCAAACTCGCGCCGACGCTGGCCGACAAGGCGGAGCTGGCAAAGATGGCCTCCGCCGAATTCCATCACTTCGAGCGGCTCACCGACCGGCTGACCGCGATCGAGGTCGAGCCGACCGGCGCGATGGAGCCGTTCGCCAAGGCGCTCGACGACTTCCACCGCCAGACCGCGCCGTCGGACTGGCTGGAGGGCCTGGTCAAGGCGTACGTCGGCGACTCGATCGCCAGTGACTTCTACCGGGAGGTCGCGGTCCGGCTCGACTCGGACACCCGCTCCCTCGTCCTCGCCGTGCTCGACGACACCGGGCACGGGAACTTCGCCGTCGAGAAGGTGCGCGCCGCGATCGAGGCAGACCCGCGCGTCGGCGGCCGGCTCGCGCTGTGGGCGCGCCGGCTGATGGGCGAGGCGCTCTCCCAGGCGCAGCGGGTGGTGGCCGACCGCGACGCGCTGTCGACGATGCTCGTCGGCGGTGTGGCGGACGGCTTCGACCTGGCGGAGGTCGGGCGGATGTTCTCGCGGATCACCGAGGCGCACACCAAGCGGATGGCGGCGCTGGGACTGGCCGCGTAG
- a CDS encoding DUF6758 family protein produces MRGEPSCPKCGGRVRAPGLFADTWQCAVHGSVQPLQPVVPPSVEALGVVVRRSQVPVWMPWPLPVGWLFTGVASAGDDRSGGRASAVACSGPGPVGGIGELLLVTEELGVGLGARYAGIDGPDPGPHLDVEGPPDVKMLAAGRPTPLWHVKGAPADRAVFAGEARGLWLWAIVWPEQSGLLMYDELVLADLREAGGEMDLVPCGALTPRLLG; encoded by the coding sequence ATGAGGGGCGAACCCAGTTGCCCGAAGTGCGGAGGCCGGGTCAGAGCGCCCGGTCTGTTCGCCGACACCTGGCAGTGTGCCGTGCACGGCAGCGTGCAACCGCTGCAGCCGGTGGTTCCGCCCAGCGTCGAAGCGCTGGGGGTGGTGGTGCGCCGCTCCCAGGTCCCGGTGTGGATGCCCTGGCCGTTGCCGGTCGGCTGGCTGTTCACCGGAGTGGCGAGCGCGGGTGACGACCGCAGCGGTGGCCGGGCCAGCGCCGTCGCCTGCTCCGGCCCCGGCCCCGTCGGCGGTATCGGCGAACTGCTGCTCGTCACCGAGGAGCTCGGTGTCGGACTCGGCGCGCGCTACGCGGGGATCGATGGCCCCGACCCCGGCCCCCACCTGGACGTCGAGGGCCCGCCGGACGTCAAGATGCTCGCCGCCGGACGCCCCACCCCGCTGTGGCACGTCAAGGGAGCCCCCGCGGACCGGGCGGTCTTCGCGGGCGAGGCGCGCGGGCTCTGGCTCTGGGCGATCGTCTGGCCCGAGCAGTCCGGGCTCCTGATGTACGACGAGCTGGTGCTCGCCGATCTGCGCGAGGCCGGCGGAGAGATGGACCTCGTACCGTGCGGGGCGCTCACACCACGACTGCTCGGCTGA
- a CDS encoding MFS transporter: MQGEDPFDQGAGSILRQPKAVWATAGASVVAFMGIGLVDPILPSIAKGLEATPSQVSLLFTSYFLITAVAMLVTGFVSSRIGGRKTLLAGLALVVVFAALSGTSSSVGELVGFRAGWGLGNALFVSTALAVIVGAAAGGSSAAILLYESALGLGMACGPLVGALLGDASWRYPFFGTAALMAIGFICITAFLKEQPRPARKTSLLDPIKALGHGGLASVATSAFFYNYSFFTILAFTPFVLNMTPYKSGAVFFAWGLLLAVFSVLVAPRLQERFGSLKVLGASLVLLAVDLLVLGYGDHTTAIVCTIVSGAFIGMNNTVYTELALGVSDAPRPVASAGYNFVRWFAAAAAPYLAPKIEEWSNIHIPFVVAAVTAVAGAIVVWIRRSALTHEAEELEPKHATEDSVTVFAD; the protein is encoded by the coding sequence ATGCAGGGAGAGGATCCGTTCGATCAGGGCGCCGGCAGCATCCTGCGCCAGCCGAAGGCCGTCTGGGCCACGGCGGGCGCCTCCGTTGTCGCGTTCATGGGAATCGGCCTGGTGGACCCGATTCTGCCGTCCATCGCCAAGGGCCTGGAGGCGACGCCGAGCCAGGTGTCCCTGCTCTTCACCTCGTACTTCCTGATCACCGCCGTGGCGATGCTCGTCACCGGCTTCGTGTCCAGCCGGATCGGCGGCCGCAAGACGCTCCTGGCCGGCCTCGCGCTCGTCGTCGTCTTCGCCGCGCTCTCCGGCACCTCGTCGTCCGTCGGTGAACTCGTCGGTTTCCGGGCCGGCTGGGGGCTGGGCAACGCGCTCTTCGTGTCGACCGCGCTGGCCGTGATCGTCGGTGCGGCGGCCGGCGGCAGCTCCGCGGCGATCCTGCTCTACGAGTCGGCACTCGGCCTCGGCATGGCCTGCGGGCCGCTGGTCGGCGCCCTGCTCGGTGACGCCAGCTGGCGCTACCCGTTCTTCGGCACGGCCGCACTGATGGCCATCGGCTTCATCTGCATCACGGCGTTCCTGAAGGAACAGCCCAGGCCCGCCCGGAAGACCTCGCTGCTCGACCCGATCAAGGCGCTCGGCCACGGCGGTCTGGCCTCGGTCGCGACCTCGGCGTTCTTCTACAACTACTCGTTCTTCACGATCCTGGCGTTCACCCCGTTCGTGCTGAACATGACGCCGTACAAGTCGGGCGCGGTGTTCTTCGCCTGGGGTCTGCTGCTCGCGGTCTTCTCGGTGCTCGTCGCCCCGCGGCTGCAGGAGCGCTTCGGCTCGCTGAAGGTGCTCGGCGCCTCGCTGGTGCTGCTCGCCGTCGACCTGCTGGTCCTGGGATACGGCGACCACACCACCGCCATCGTCTGCACGATCGTCTCCGGCGCCTTCATCGGCATGAACAACACCGTCTACACGGAGCTGGCGCTCGGTGTCTCGGACGCGCCGCGCCCGGTGGCGAGCGCGGGTTACAACTTCGTCCGCTGGTTCGCCGCGGCAGCCGCCCCGTACCTCGCCCCGAAGATCGAGGAGTGGAGCAACATCCACATCCCGTTCGTGGTCGCCGCGGTCACGGCCGTGGCCGGTGCGATCGTCGTCTGGATCCGGCGTTCGGCGCTGACCCACGAGGCGGAGGAGCTGGAGCCGAAGCACGCCACCGAGGACAGCGTCACGGTCTTCGCCGACTGA
- a CDS encoding suppressor of fused domain protein, protein MGEILALVEARLLTALGEPDARAAVTFLGTDRIEVLRFVDGDVVRYATLGMSAQPMADPTAALVDPVKGPRAELVLSVRAGLADTDKVLRPLAVLAASPQVEGVIVAPGASLEVGEPLWPGAPFSSVLVAEPGGLVEDLEMDEPMEPVRFLPLLPMTHNEAAWKRVRGAQELQERWLSHGTDLRDPLRGSVALD, encoded by the coding sequence ATGGGAGAAATTCTTGCTCTGGTCGAGGCCCGGCTGCTGACGGCCCTCGGTGAACCGGACGCGCGGGCCGCAGTGACGTTTCTCGGCACGGACCGGATCGAGGTGCTGCGCTTCGTCGACGGCGATGTGGTGCGCTACGCCACGCTCGGTATGTCGGCGCAGCCGATGGCCGACCCGACCGCGGCCCTCGTGGACCCGGTGAAGGGCCCGCGCGCCGAACTGGTCCTCTCCGTGCGCGCCGGACTCGCCGACACCGACAAGGTGCTGCGCCCGCTCGCCGTGCTCGCGGCCTCCCCGCAGGTCGAGGGGGTGATCGTGGCGCCCGGCGCCTCGCTGGAGGTCGGTGAACCGCTGTGGCCCGGGGCCCCGTTCAGCTCCGTACTGGTCGCCGAGCCGGGCGGTCTGGTGGAGGACCTGGAGATGGACGAGCCGATGGAGCCGGTGCGGTTCCTGCCGCTGCTGCCGATGACGCACAACGAGGCCGCGTGGAAGCGGGTCAGGGGCGCGCAGGAGCTCCAGGAGCGGTGGCTCTCGCACGGTACGGACCTGCGTGATCCGCTGCGCGGCTCCGTGGCGCTCGACTGA
- a CDS encoding magnesium and cobalt transport protein CorA: MSMIRDLRAAVRPSLRKSNALHSSYDATRDPSASSAVVDCAVYRDGRRLESGTCRTPHEAMLQVREEGGFAWIGLHEPTEEEFAGIAREFGLHPLAVEDAVHAHQRPKLERYDDTLFTVFKTIHYVEHTELTATSEVVETGEVMCFTGRDFVITVRHGGHGSLRALRHRLQDDPELLAKGPSAVLHSIADHVVDGYIAVAGAVQDDIDEVEIEVFSTPAKGSPRGSDAGRIYQLKREVLEFKRAVSPLLRPMQLLSERPMRLIDPDIQKYFRDVADHLARVHEEVIGFDELLNSILQASLAQATVAQNEDMRKITSWAAIIAVPTMICGVYGMNFKHMPELRWTYGYPMVLGVIGVVCFSIHRTLKRNGWL, from the coding sequence ATGTCGATGATCCGCGACCTGCGCGCCGCCGTGCGCCCGTCCCTGCGCAAGAGCAACGCCCTGCACAGCAGTTACGACGCCACCCGTGACCCCTCCGCCTCCAGCGCGGTCGTCGACTGCGCGGTCTACCGCGACGGACGGCGCCTGGAGAGCGGCACCTGCCGCACGCCGCACGAGGCGATGCTCCAGGTGCGGGAGGAGGGCGGCTTCGCCTGGATCGGCCTGCACGAGCCGACCGAGGAGGAATTCGCCGGTATCGCCCGGGAGTTCGGGCTGCACCCGCTCGCCGTCGAGGACGCCGTCCACGCCCACCAGCGCCCGAAGCTGGAGCGGTACGACGACACGCTGTTCACCGTCTTCAAGACCATCCACTACGTCGAGCACACCGAGCTCACCGCCACCAGCGAGGTGGTCGAGACCGGTGAGGTGATGTGTTTCACCGGCCGGGACTTCGTCATCACCGTGCGGCACGGCGGCCACGGCTCGCTGCGCGCGCTGCGGCACCGGTTGCAGGACGACCCCGAACTGCTCGCCAAGGGGCCGTCCGCGGTCCTGCACTCCATCGCCGACCATGTCGTCGACGGCTACATCGCGGTGGCCGGTGCCGTCCAGGACGACATCGACGAGGTGGAGATCGAGGTCTTCTCCACCCCGGCCAAGGGCAGCCCGCGCGGTTCGGACGCCGGCCGGATCTACCAGCTCAAGCGTGAGGTCCTGGAGTTCAAGCGGGCGGTGTCGCCGCTGCTGCGGCCGATGCAGCTGCTGAGCGAGCGGCCCATGCGGCTGATCGACCCGGACATCCAGAAGTACTTCCGTGACGTCGCCGACCACCTGGCGCGGGTGCACGAGGAAGTCATCGGCTTCGACGAACTGCTGAACTCGATCCTCCAGGCCAGCCTGGCGCAGGCGACCGTCGCGCAGAACGAGGACATGCGCAAGATCACGTCCTGGGCGGCCATCATCGCCGTACCGACGATGATCTGCGGCGTCTACGGCATGAACTTCAAGCACATGCCCGAGCTCCGCTGGACGTACGGCTACCCGATGGTGCTGGGCGTCATCGGGGTGGTCTGCTTCTCCATCCACCGCACCCTCAAGCGCAACGGCTGGCTCTGA
- a CDS encoding alpha/beta fold hydrolase, whose translation MSRPHTFTPPPCAHAHQLRTSRGDFAVLDASPPGATRGTALLLPGYMGSKEDFLALLEPLSAAGYRIVAVDGRGQYETDGTDRQEIYAQGELALDVLAQAAALGGGEGTVLHLLGHSLGGQIARAAVLLDASPFRSLTLMSSGPAEVVEAQQLKVKVLGDALATLSMAEVWEAMRALDPPEDMATDGEALRRRWLRHRPAQLIATGRQLVTEPDRVAELAALPLPVHVLSGERDDTWPVPLLDEMAQRLGAHRTRITGAEHSPNTDRPEQTAAALAAFWDSL comes from the coding sequence ATGAGCCGGCCGCACACCTTCACCCCGCCCCCCTGCGCCCACGCCCACCAGCTGCGCACGTCGCGCGGCGACTTCGCCGTGCTGGACGCCTCGCCGCCCGGTGCCACGCGCGGCACCGCCCTCCTGCTGCCGGGATACATGGGCAGCAAGGAGGACTTCCTGGCGCTCCTCGAACCGCTCTCGGCCGCCGGGTACCGGATCGTCGCCGTGGACGGCCGCGGACAGTACGAGACCGACGGGACGGACCGTCAGGAGATCTATGCACAGGGCGAGTTGGCCCTGGATGTGCTCGCTCAGGCCGCCGCCCTCGGCGGCGGCGAAGGCACCGTGCTGCATCTTCTGGGGCACTCGCTCGGCGGGCAGATCGCCCGCGCCGCCGTACTGCTCGACGCCTCGCCGTTCCGTTCGCTGACGCTCATGTCGTCCGGGCCCGCCGAGGTCGTCGAGGCCCAGCAGCTCAAGGTGAAGGTGCTCGGCGACGCGCTCGCGACGCTGAGCATGGCCGAGGTGTGGGAGGCGATGCGCGCCCTCGACCCGCCGGAGGACATGGCGACGGACGGCGAGGCCCTGCGCCGGCGCTGGCTGCGCCACCGGCCCGCCCAGCTGATCGCCACCGGCCGCCAGCTGGTGACCGAGCCGGACCGGGTGGCCGAACTCGCCGCCCTGCCGCTGCCGGTCCATGTGCTCTCCGGCGAGCGCGACGACACCTGGCCGGTGCCGCTGCTCGACGAGATGGCGCAGCGGCTCGGCGCGCACCGCACCCGGATCACGGGCGCCGAGCACTCCCCCAACACGGACCGCCCGGAGCAGACGGCGGCCGCGCTCGCCGCGTTCTGGGACAGCCTGTAG
- a CDS encoding DEAD/DEAH box helicase, whose product MTLPVALSGSDVIGQAKTGTGKTLGFGLPLLERVTVPADVEAGRAAPEKLTEAPQALVVVPTRELCQQVTNDLLTAGKVRNVRVLAIYGGRAYEPQVEALKKGVDVIVGTPGRLLDLAGQRKLDLSHVRALVLDEADEMLDLGFLPDVEKIITMLPPKRQTMLFSATMPGAVIGLARRYMSQPTHIRATSPDGEGATVANISQHVFRAHSMDKPEMVSRILQANGRGLAMIFCRTKRTAADIAEQLEKRGFASGAVHGDLGQGAREQALRAFRNGKVDVLVCTDVAARGIDVEGVTHVINYQSPEDEKTYLHRIGRTGRAGAKGIAITLVDWDDIPRWQLINKALDLKFNDPVETYSTSPHLFEELDIPAGTKGVLPRAERTRAGLRAEEIEDLGETGGRGRKSAAASAPAVREERAPRTPRQRRRTRGGSAVQEAPATTAAVPAPEATDAPSEPRTPRRRRRARVGAPEAAAEAVMSTVEAVVEVEVEPKAAKAPAEDTPATETKPRRRRARVVKPVVDEVDFQIAPIAEPVAETKTVTKPRRRPRVVKPAEDEVDFQIAPISEPTPETKPRRRTRAAAKPKTEVVAEAPAAEGEAKPRRRRAPRATAAKTEG is encoded by the coding sequence ATGACGCTCCCCGTCGCGCTCTCCGGCTCCGACGTCATCGGCCAGGCCAAGACCGGCACCGGCAAGACCCTCGGTTTCGGTCTGCCGCTGCTGGAGCGCGTCACCGTCCCCGCGGACGTCGAGGCCGGCCGGGCCGCCCCCGAGAAGCTGACCGAGGCGCCGCAGGCGCTCGTCGTCGTCCCCACCCGTGAGCTCTGCCAGCAGGTGACCAACGACCTGCTGACCGCCGGCAAGGTGCGCAACGTCCGCGTTCTCGCGATCTACGGCGGCCGTGCGTACGAGCCGCAGGTCGAGGCCCTGAAGAAGGGCGTCGACGTGATCGTCGGCACCCCGGGCCGACTGCTCGACCTGGCCGGACAGCGCAAGCTCGACCTCTCGCACGTCCGCGCCCTGGTGCTCGACGAGGCCGACGAGATGCTCGACCTGGGCTTCCTGCCCGATGTCGAGAAGATCATCACGATGCTTCCGCCGAAGCGGCAGACCATGCTGTTCTCGGCGACCATGCCGGGCGCCGTCATCGGTCTCGCGCGCCGCTACATGTCGCAGCCGACGCACATCCGCGCCACCTCGCCCGACGGTGAGGGCGCGACCGTCGCGAACATCTCGCAGCATGTCTTCCGGGCCCACTCGATGGACAAGCCGGAGATGGTCTCCCGCATCCTGCAGGCCAATGGCCGCGGACTCGCGATGATCTTCTGCCGTACGAAGCGCACGGCGGCCGACATCGCCGAGCAGCTGGAGAAGCGCGGCTTCGCGTCCGGTGCGGTCCATGGCGACCTCGGCCAGGGCGCCCGCGAGCAGGCGCTGCGCGCGTTCCGCAACGGCAAGGTGGACGTGCTCGTCTGCACCGATGTCGCGGCCCGCGGTATCGATGTCGAGGGCGTGACCCACGTCATCAACTATCAGTCGCCGGAGGACGAGAAGACGTACCTCCACCGCATCGGCCGGACCGGCCGCGCGGGCGCCAAGGGCATCGCGATCACGCTGGTCGACTGGGACGACATCCCGCGCTGGCAGCTGATCAACAAGGCGCTCGACCTGAAGTTCAACGACCCGGTCGAGACCTACTCCACCTCGCCGCACCTCTTCGAGGAGCTCGACATCCCGGCCGGCACCAAGGGTGTCCTGCCGCGTGCCGAGCGGACCCGTGCGGGTCTGCGGGCCGAGGAGATCGAGGACCTCGGCGAGACGGGCGGCCGCGGCCGCAAGTCCGCCGCGGCTTCGGCGCCCGCCGTCCGCGAGGAGCGTGCGCCGCGTACGCCGCGCCAGCGCCGTCGCACCCGGGGCGGCTCCGCCGTCCAGGAGGCGCCCGCCACCACCGCCGCGGTACCGGCCCCCGAGGCCACCGACGCCCCGTCGGAGCCGCGTACGCCGCGTCGCCGTCGCCGTGCCCGGGTCGGCGCCCCGGAGGCCGCAGCCGAGGCCGTGATGAGCACGGTGGAGGCCGTGGTCGAGGTCGAGGTGGAGCCGAAGGCCGCCAAGGCCCCGGCCGAGGACACTCCGGCAACCGAGACCAAGCCGCGCCGCCGTCGTGCCCGCGTGGTCAAACCGGTCGTGGACGAGGTCGACTTCCAGATCGCGCCCATCGCCGAGCCGGTGGCCGAGACGAAGACGGTGACCAAGCCGCGCCGCCGCCCCCGCGTCGTCAAGCCGGCCGAGGACGAGGTCGACTTCCAGATCGCACCGATCTCCGAGCCCACCCCGGAGACCAAGCCGCGCCGCCGCACCCGTGCGGCCGCCAAGCCGAAGACGGAGGTCGTGGCCGAGGCCCCGGCCGCCGAGGGCGAGGCGAAGCCGCGCAGGCGTCGGGCGCCGCGCGCGACCGCCGCGAAGACCGAGGGCTGA
- a CDS encoding NYN domain-containing protein — protein MNEAEIRERLDRTNELLQRVLAEVSKTPSTHAIFVDAGYVYAAAGLLVTGTEDRRSFDLDAEGLIEAFIDKARTIFADSRLLRVYWYDGARRRIHTVEQQSIAELPDVKVRLGNLNANNQQKGVDSLIRTDLESLARHRAISDAALVGGDEDLVSAVEAAQGYGARVHLWGIEAGEGRNQAEPLLWEVDSQRTFDLDFCRPYVTRRPVTTYEDDTPAPAREDVRFVGAQIAAAWLAARGRESLADLLPGHPYLPGSVDQDLLVEAERLLQHSLRGHAHLRRALRDGFWQHLQSQY, from the coding sequence ATGAACGAGGCAGAGATCCGCGAGCGCCTGGACCGCACCAACGAGCTGCTCCAGCGCGTGCTCGCCGAGGTGTCGAAGACCCCCTCGACCCACGCGATCTTCGTGGACGCGGGCTATGTGTATGCGGCGGCCGGACTGCTGGTCACCGGCACCGAGGACCGCCGTTCCTTCGACCTCGACGCGGAAGGACTGATCGAGGCCTTCATCGACAAGGCCCGGACGATCTTCGCGGACAGCAGGCTGCTGCGCGTGTACTGGTACGACGGAGCCCGGCGGCGCATCCACACCGTCGAGCAGCAGTCCATCGCCGAACTCCCCGACGTCAAGGTCAGACTCGGCAACCTCAACGCCAACAACCAGCAGAAGGGCGTCGATTCACTGATCCGCACCGACCTCGAATCGCTCGCCCGGCACCGCGCCATCAGCGATGCGGCGCTGGTCGGCGGCGACGAGGACCTGGTCTCCGCGGTGGAGGCGGCGCAGGGGTACGGGGCCCGGGTGCACCTGTGGGGCATCGAGGCGGGGGAAGGGCGCAACCAGGCCGAGCCGCTGCTCTGGGAGGTCGACAGCCAGCGCACCTTCGACCTGGACTTCTGCCGCCCGTACGTCACCAGACGTCCCGTCACCACCTACGAGGACGACACCCCCGCGCCCGCGCGCGAGGACGTCCGCTTCGTCGGCGCGCAGATCGCCGCCGCCTGGCTGGCCGCCCGGGGGCGCGAGTCCCTCGCCGATCTGCTGCCCGGACACCCGTACCTGCCGGGCTCCGTCGACCAGGACCTGCTGGTCGAGGCCGAACGGCTGCTCCAGCACTCGCTGCGCGGCCACGCACATCTGCGGCGGGCACTGCGCGACGGCTTCTGGCAGCACCTGCAGTCGCAGTACTGA
- a CDS encoding PHP domain-containing protein gives MRIDLHTHSTASDGTDTPAELVLNAAAAGLDVVALTDHDTVRGHAGAIAALPEGLTLVTGAELSCRIDGVGLHMLAYLFDPDEPELARERELVRDDRVPRARTMVGKLQDLGVPVEWEQVARIAGDGSVGRPHIATALVELGVVETVSDAFTPEWLADGGRAYAEKHELDPFEAIRLVKAAGGVTVFAHPAAVKRGEVVPESSMARLAAAGLDGIEVDHMDHDEPTRARLRGLARDLGLLTTGSSDYHGSRKTVGLGEYTTDPEIYGEITRRATGAFPVPGAGGPRPA, from the coding sequence GTGCGCATCGACCTGCACACCCACTCCACCGCGTCGGACGGCACGGACACCCCCGCGGAGCTGGTGCTCAACGCCGCCGCCGCGGGCCTGGACGTCGTCGCGCTCACCGACCACGACACCGTGCGCGGCCACGCCGGGGCGATCGCCGCCCTTCCCGAGGGGCTCACCCTCGTCACCGGCGCCGAGCTCTCCTGCCGGATCGACGGCGTGGGCCTGCACATGCTGGCGTACCTCTTCGATCCCGACGAGCCCGAGCTGGCCCGCGAACGCGAACTCGTACGGGACGACCGGGTGCCGCGCGCCCGGACGATGGTGGGCAAGCTCCAGGATCTCGGCGTGCCCGTCGAGTGGGAGCAGGTCGCGAGGATCGCCGGGGACGGATCGGTCGGCAGGCCGCACATCGCCACCGCGCTCGTCGAGCTCGGCGTCGTCGAGACCGTCTCCGACGCCTTCACGCCCGAATGGCTCGCGGACGGCGGACGCGCCTACGCCGAGAAGCACGAACTCGACCCCTTCGAAGCGATCCGGCTGGTCAAGGCCGCCGGTGGCGTCACGGTCTTCGCCCACCCGGCCGCCGTCAAGCGCGGCGAGGTGGTGCCCGAGTCCTCGATGGCGCGGCTCGCCGCCGCCGGCCTCGACGGCATCGAGGTCGACCACATGGACCACGACGAGCCGACCAGGGCCAGGCTGCGCGGGCTCGCCCGCGACCTGGGGCTGCTGACGACCGGGTCCAGCGACTACCACGGCAGCCGCAAGACCGTCGGGCTCGGCGAGTACACCACCGACCCCGAGATCTACGGCGAGATCACCCGGCGCGCCACGGGAGCCTTCCCGGTGCCGGGAGCCGGCGGGCCCCGCCCCGCGTAA